CTTGGAATCTTGGCGGCGCTTGGCGACCTCGACGCACTCGATGACAAATCTTTCATCCGCTTCAAAACCCATTTCCATTCAGCTCAAGCCTCAAGCGCCAAAACCCCGAAAGCAATTGGTCCAAGTAAGCCCCCCAGATGAAGAAAAAAAGCCTCGAAAAGCGAATTATGAGTCCGAATACCATCGACAAGTTGACCGTGAGACCCAAGGCCAAAATACAAGCAACGAAATTTCTTCTCCTGCTAAAAGCCTCCGAGCACCTCAAAGGCCTCAACACAAGCAAGGCCTTCTACCCAAAAGTTTCCTGCCCACCTGGAGGGATTTGGAAGCGAAAGACCAAGCTGCTCGCTCCGATTTCAACGACTCTCTTCCAAATTTAAACATAGGCGCTGAAACGCGACTCAATACGT
This region of Myxococcaceae bacterium genomic DNA includes:
- a CDS encoding TonB family protein; the protein is MKRSSQPLWAVWLALVLHLGVLESWRRLATSTHSMTNLSSASKPISIQLKPQAPKPRKQLVQVSPPDEEKKPRKANYESEYHRQVDRETQGQNTSNEISSPAKSLRAPQRPQHKQGLLPKSFLPTWRDLEAKDQAARSDFNDSLPNLNIGAETRLNTFEWKHASYFNRIKESVSRHWNPNRSIQRYDPAAALIGQQDRLTVLSVTIDPKGELTSIEVFTSSGVFYLDDEAQNAFRKAAPFPHPPQALFSHEPVFRFDFGFMVSMKRGFMLDFD